In the Paenibacillus sp. FSL H7-0357 genome, one interval contains:
- a CDS encoding alpha/beta fold hydrolase translates to MENVRCDGTNICYSDQGEGDVIVLLHGFCGSSGYWEQVIPYLSRSYRVIAPDLRGHGVSDAPLGAYSIDQMADDVLSLLNALEIPECYLLGHSLGGYITLSFAQRHASRLKGFGLIHSTGYPDSEEAKEKRLKSVSTIQNDGITTFVDALVPGLFAPAAAPQLLQRAKEIGYRTPPQGAAGAALAMRERPDRRDVISATALPVLLVAGSEDGLIPAGRTFTSDKPNVTKATISGAGHMSMYEAPERLSEIIKDFVLAQVKK, encoded by the coding sequence ATGGAAAATGTTCGATGCGATGGAACCAATATTTGTTACAGTGATCAAGGCGAAGGCGACGTTATCGTACTTCTGCACGGCTTTTGCGGAAGCTCCGGATATTGGGAGCAGGTCATCCCTTATCTGAGTAGAAGCTACCGGGTGATCGCACCGGATTTGCGCGGCCACGGAGTTTCGGATGCTCCGCTCGGAGCGTACAGCATCGATCAGATGGCCGATGATGTTCTTTCCCTGCTGAATGCGCTGGAAATCCCTGAATGTTACTTGCTGGGTCATTCGCTTGGCGGCTACATAACGCTGTCCTTCGCCCAGCGGCATGCCTCACGTTTGAAGGGATTCGGACTGATTCACTCCACGGGTTATCCTGACAGTGAAGAAGCCAAGGAGAAACGCCTGAAAAGTGTCAGTACGATCCAGAACGATGGAATTACTACGTTTGTGGACGCACTGGTGCCTGGACTCTTCGCTCCTGCTGCAGCACCGCAGCTGTTGCAGCGGGCGAAGGAAATCGGCTATAGAACACCTCCGCAAGGCGCGGCCGGTGCCGCACTGGCCATGCGCGAGCGACCTGACCGCCGTGATGTCATTTCGGCTACCGCACTGCCGGTGTTGCTCGTTGCCGGCTCGGAAGACGGTCTGATTCCTGCCGGGCGGACCTTCACGTCCGATAAGCCGAATGTAACCAAGGCAACGATTTCCGGAGCAGGCCACATGAGTATGTATGAAGCGCCGGAACGTTTATCAGAAATTATTAAAGACTTCGTGCTTGCGCAAGTTAAGAAATAA
- the yyaC gene encoding spore protease YyaC, translating into MAIREQESRKRVKKDAAGLVTFFQSIAEHHSAEQVTFLCIGTDRSTGDALGPLTGSRLVEHGFPNVVGTLPSPCDADTLVNRISGIPAGQIIIAIDACLGPPAALGCYFAASEPLRPAQSVGVSLPAVGHYSLAAIVDINGPRPYRTLQTTPLHRVMVMAGEIAAAAAEGFGLK; encoded by the coding sequence TTGGCGATCAGGGAGCAGGAGAGCAGAAAACGGGTTAAAAAAGATGCGGCCGGGCTGGTTACCTTCTTCCAAAGCATTGCCGAACATCACTCGGCAGAGCAGGTCACATTCTTGTGCATCGGTACCGACCGCTCCACAGGGGATGCCCTTGGACCGCTGACCGGAAGCAGACTGGTGGAGCATGGCTTCCCGAATGTTGTAGGCACGCTTCCATCGCCTTGCGATGCGGATACTCTCGTCAACCGGATATCGGGGATTCCCGCGGGGCAGATAATTATTGCCATTGATGCTTGTCTTGGACCGCCGGCGGCACTGGGCTGTTATTTTGCAGCCAGTGAGCCGCTGCGGCCAGCGCAGTCGGTCGGTGTGAGTCTGCCGGCAGTCGGGCATTATAGTCTTGCGGCAATTGTCGATATTAACGGGCCCCGCCCTTACCGGACCCTGCAGACGACGCCGCTGCACAGGGTAATGGTTATGGCTGGAGAGATTGCTGCAGCTGCTGCAGAAGGCTTTGGGTTGAAATAG
- a CDS encoding DUF1128 domain-containing protein has translation MDLSQPSQENVEYMIEGIKSKLKMASAAAMQASAFSVNNYEDILDIYEVAMSSDRLSISQVEALVSELGRLRKK, from the coding sequence ATGGATTTATCGCAGCCCAGCCAGGAAAATGTGGAATATATGATCGAGGGCATCAAGAGCAAGCTGAAGATGGCCAGCGCCGCAGCCATGCAGGCTTCTGCTTTCTCAGTGAACAACTATGAGGATATTCTTGATATTTATGAAGTTGCCATGAGCAGCGACCGGCTCAGCATCTCGCAGGTGGAGGCGCTTGTCTCCGAGCTTGGACGTTTGCGTAAGAAATAG
- a CDS encoding pirin family protein — translation MIKVVTSAERHTSNREWIHSEFSFSFADYDDPSNAHFGALLAHNDNELKPGQGMHEHPHHDLEIITYVVSGVLKHQDDLGNHADIQAGTVQVMSAGTGVNHSETNPSESDNVRFLQIWLLPSTPGLAPKWDAKFFPREFKSNTLLPVVSGSGEEGTLKVGEDATVYLSVLDTNRELHYAQKEDRRTHIFLISGDVEISCSDGTFQLKPGDAARIRKGCDLTIKSIGSEGEAELILIDLP, via the coding sequence ATGATAAAAGTAGTTACGTCAGCAGAAAGACATACTTCGAATAGAGAATGGATTCACAGTGAGTTCAGTTTTTCCTTTGCCGATTATGATGATCCCAGCAATGCGCACTTTGGTGCGCTGCTCGCACACAATGACAATGAGCTGAAACCGGGACAAGGGATGCATGAGCATCCGCATCATGATCTGGAGATTATCACCTATGTCGTTTCCGGGGTACTGAAGCATCAGGATGACCTCGGCAATCACGCGGATATTCAGGCAGGCACGGTTCAGGTCATGAGTGCGGGAACCGGGGTTAATCATTCGGAGACCAATCCTTCGGAGAGCGACAATGTGCGGTTTCTGCAAATCTGGCTGCTTCCTAGCACACCGGGGCTTGCGCCGAAATGGGATGCAAAGTTTTTCCCGCGTGAGTTCAAGAGCAACACGCTGCTACCGGTCGTTTCGGGGAGTGGTGAGGAAGGTACATTGAAGGTGGGCGAGGATGCAACTGTCTATCTATCGGTGCTGGACACGAACAGGGAGCTTCATTATGCACAAAAAGAAGACAGGCGGACGCACATCTTCCTTATTTCCGGGGATGTAGAGATTTCTTGCTCAGATGGCACTTTTCAGCTGAAACCAGGCGATGCCGCACGTATCCGCAAGGGTTGTGACTTGACGATCAAAAGCATTGGCAGTGAGGGCGAAGCGGAACTTATACTGATTGATTTGCCGTAA
- a CDS encoding YtxH domain-containing protein — MNKAETEHPVESGSTFFKGIFIGGLLGAAAALLFAPKPGREMRSDLSDKLTLATDKTKEVAGVVTDKTKTIATTVGEKATDLASTVSAKASDIFTTVSDSKQQIAATLAETGKKLGDSISEVSENVASDVKDASKEVAEEAKNVADEAKASSKEVAEEAKDAKEEVKASYKSSY; from the coding sequence ATGAATAAAGCAGAAACGGAACATCCGGTAGAAAGCGGAAGCACTTTTTTCAAAGGAATCTTTATTGGTGGTTTGCTCGGCGCTGCCGCTGCGCTGTTGTTCGCCCCTAAGCCCGGCCGTGAAATGCGCAGTGACTTGTCTGATAAGCTTACGCTGGCTACAGACAAAACCAAAGAGGTTGCAGGTGTCGTAACGGACAAGACCAAAACAATTGCGACTACGGTTGGGGAAAAAGCGACCGATCTCGCAAGCACTGTATCGGCCAAAGCCTCCGACATCTTCACTACCGTAAGCGACAGCAAACAGCAAATTGCTGCCACCTTGGCGGAAACAGGCAAAAAACTGGGCGATTCCATCAGTGAAGTCTCCGAAAATGTTGCTTCTGACGTAAAAGATGCGTCTAAAGAGGTAGCTGAGGAAGCTAAGAATGTAGCCGATGAGGCCAAAGCATCCTCTAAAGAGGTAGCTGAGGAAGCCAAGGATGCCAAAGAGGAAGTAAAAGCGTCTTACAAGTCTTCTTACTAA
- a CDS encoding DUF5665 domain-containing protein, whose protein sequence is MGDAGSKTKTYEVEEHPFELRHEVKRLNARLDKIADSLEKSEFKDILENYTDPKKRIITNLMAGISRGLGLSLGTFVILGLLGYILSLFLDVPVIGEYLGEIKKYIDANS, encoded by the coding sequence ATGGGAGATGCAGGCAGCAAGACCAAAACCTACGAAGTCGAAGAGCATCCCTTTGAATTGCGGCATGAAGTCAAACGGCTGAACGCAAGGCTCGACAAAATTGCCGATTCACTGGAAAAATCCGAATTCAAGGATATCCTTGAGAATTATACGGATCCCAAAAAGCGGATTATTACGAATCTTATGGCCGGGATATCCCGGGGTCTCGGGCTTTCACTCGGTACATTCGTAATCCTCGGCTTACTGGGTTACATTCTCAGCCTGTTTCTTGATGTACCCGTTATCGGTGAATATCTTGGAGAAATCAAAAAGTATATTGATGCCAACAGTTGA
- a CDS encoding sigma-70 family RNA polymerase sigma factor — translation MSDKVTPPESMNEAVSLIWEYQQTKDNEIATVLIKKYEPMVKMAAGKIARNRPDLYEDLYQVGQMALIRLLQQYDISLGIPFEPYAMKSMIGHMKNFLRDKSWYIQVPRRIKEKGALVQQAIDELTIRLERSPAVEEIAHYLDLTVEETVEVLAGRECYHYVSLDSPLSQEETGATLGELISSEANDYETVEKRMDLQQALGQLKEQEQQVLLLAFQDGQSQRAIAQKLGVSQMSVSRIQKRATEKLKQIMANSTY, via the coding sequence ATGAGTGATAAAGTGACTCCCCCAGAGTCCATGAACGAAGCAGTAAGTTTGATCTGGGAATATCAGCAGACCAAGGATAATGAAATTGCCACCGTGCTGATCAAGAAATATGAGCCGATGGTGAAGATGGCTGCCGGGAAAATTGCCCGCAACCGTCCGGATCTTTATGAAGATCTGTATCAGGTTGGGCAGATGGCGCTTATCCGGCTGCTGCAGCAATACGATATCAGCTTGGGCATTCCGTTTGAGCCGTATGCGATGAAGAGCATGATCGGGCATATGAAAAATTTCCTGCGGGATAAATCCTGGTACATACAGGTCCCAAGACGGATTAAAGAGAAAGGCGCCCTTGTGCAGCAGGCCATTGATGAACTTACCATCAGGCTGGAACGTTCTCCTGCTGTGGAAGAGATCGCCCATTATCTTGATCTTACTGTGGAAGAAACTGTGGAAGTACTGGCCGGCAGGGAATGTTATCATTACGTATCGCTGGATTCGCCCCTCTCGCAAGAGGAGACGGGCGCTACGCTCGGTGAGCTGATCAGCTCCGAAGCCAACGATTACGAGACTGTGGAGAAACGTATGGATCTCCAGCAGGCGCTGGGCCAGCTTAAGGAGCAAGAGCAGCAGGTGCTGCTGCTGGCGTTCCAGGATGGCCAGTCGCAGCGTGCCATCGCGCAGAAGCTCGGCGTATCACAAATGAGCGTCTCACGGATCCAGAAGCGGGCCACCGAGAAGCTGAAACAGATCATGGCGAACTCCACCTATTGA
- the rsbW gene encoding anti-sigma B factor RsbW — MSDDVQKVVLQLPASAEYVDIVRLNLYGIASKMGFTYEDIEDMKVAVSEACNNSVLYAYGQEDGLVDVIFEVGTSALSITVKDEGESFDGLDSPDGRITLHDKELSDVQVGGLGFYLMQALMDDVSVVSEAGRGTVVTLTKRLNFSEEKV; from the coding sequence GAGTGCAGAATATGTCGATATCGTTAGACTGAATTTATATGGTATTGCCTCAAAAATGGGTTTTACCTATGAAGATATTGAGGATATGAAGGTAGCGGTTTCGGAAGCCTGTAATAACTCTGTTTTATATGCGTACGGCCAAGAAGATGGTTTGGTCGATGTAATCTTTGAAGTAGGAACAAGTGCCTTGTCCATCACCGTCAAAGATGAAGGGGAGAGCTTTGACGGATTGGATTCGCCCGACGGACGCATTACGCTGCATGATAAAGAGCTGAGTGACGTTCAGGTTGGCGGACTGGGATTTTATTTAATGCAAGCGCTCATGGATGACGTAAGCGTCGTGAGTGAAGCAGGGAGAGGGACAGTCGTTACCCTGACTAAGCGGCTTAATTTCAGCGAGGAGAAAGTATGA